In one Epinephelus moara isolate mb chromosome 6, YSFRI_EMoa_1.0, whole genome shotgun sequence genomic region, the following are encoded:
- the pex5 gene encoding peroxisomal biogenesis factor 5 isoform X3: MAMRELVEAECGGANPLMKLTGHMTKEGGAWRHRSTPTIPPTPIEIATEEELVNEFLQAPPRPPHTFDMGQLLEEMQQIDQQSYRQAPQRAPDVAALALSGDWTAEFLSGPETASAPGLIALGDAADADWTKEFIAEAADPGRWAEEYLEQSEEKLWLGDLGDKENEWTKEYQPGEELRQTANELVSKVDDPKLQNTEFLRFIRQIGEGSVTVESKTDKQLTDKAQAEEAQNWASNLNQFLTKTGGGSLPLEPPERSEKIEKVKAKQAQQWAKVIRQVSVDSAEAWVDEFATSGPDFQQAKAAVESDVDFWEKLQQEWEEMAKRDAESHPWLSDFDQLLSTSYDKGYQFEEENPYLSHPDPLSEGVKRMEAGDIPGAVRFFESAVQREPDNQLAWQYLGTCQAENEQEFAAISALRRCIELKNDNLTALMALAVSFTNESLHRQACETLRDWLKHNPKYRSVWEQNENERQKDGAREREKEKERFGSLLPESLFTDVQSLFLQAANSDPAQVDPQLQCGLGVLFNLSGEYDKAVDCFSAALSVTPQDYLLWNKLGATLANGSRSEEAVAAYRRALELQPGFVRSRYNLGISCVNLGAHREAVEHFLEALSLQRQAAGDGARAARGPGGAAATMMSDNIWSTLRMALSMMGESSLYAAADRRDLDTLLAHFCQREVDGGTE, encoded by the exons ATGGCGATGCGGGAGTTGGTGGAGGCAGAATGCGGGGGAGCCAATCCCCTCATGAAGTTGACCGGTCATATGACCAAAGAAGGGGGGGCATGGCGGCATCGCTCAACACCTACA ATTCCCCCCACTCCCATTGAAATTGCAACTGAAGAAGAG cTGGTGAATGAGTTCCTTCAGGCGCCCCCTCGTCCCCCACACACGTTTGACATGGGTCAGCTGTTGGAGGAAATGCAACAGATTGACCAGCAGAGCTACAGACAAGCTCCACAGAGAG CTCCAGATGTGGCAGCGTTGGCCCTCTCTGGCGACTGGACGGCTGAGTTCCTCTCAGGTCCTGAAACTGCCTCCGCACCGGGGCTCATTGCTCTTGGTGATGCAGCAGATGCTGATTGGACGAAAGAATTTATCGCTGAGGCTGCAG ATCCGGGACGCTGGGCAGAGGAGTATCTGGAGCAGTCGGAGGAGAAGTTGTGGCTGGGAGACCTGGGAGACAAGGAGAACGAATG GACAAAGGAGTATCAGCCAGGGGAGGAGCTGAGGCAGACGGCCAATGAGCTTGTCTCAAAGGTTGATGACCCCAAGTTACAAAACACTGAG TTCCTGCGATTCATTAGGCAGATTGGCGAGGGCAGTGTGACAGTGGAgagcaaaacagacaaacagctcacagataAAGCTCAGGCCGAGGAGGCTCAGAACTGGGCCTCCAACCTCAACCAG TTCCTGACGAAGACGGGGGGAGGGAGTCTTCCCTTGGAACCCCCAGAGAGGAGTGAGAAGATTGAGAAAGTTAAAGCTAAACAAGCACAGCAGTGGGCCAAGGTCATCAGGCAG GTGTCAGTGGACTCGGCTGAAGCCTGGGTAGATGAGTTCGCCACATCTGGGCCAGATTTCCAGCAAGCTAAAGCTGCAGTGGAG AGCGATGTGGATTTCTGGgagaagctgcagcaggagtGGGAGGAGATGGCTAAGAGGGACGCAGAGAGCCACCCCTGGCTGTCTGACTTCGATCAGCTACTCAGCACTTCTTATGACAAG GGGTATCAATTTGAAGAGGAAAACCCCTACTTATCCCACCCGGACCCTTTGTCAGAGGGAGTGAAGAGGATGGAGGCAGGGGACATCCCTGGTGCCGTGCGGTTCTTTGAAAGTGCTGTACAGAGAGAACCAGACAACCAGCTG GCATGGCAATATCTGGGAACCTGTCAGGCAGAGAACGAGCAAGAATTTGCCGCCATCAGCGCCCTCCGCAG ATGTATAGAGCTGAAGAACGACAACCTGACTGCTCTGATGGCGCTGGCCGTCAGTTTCACTAACGAATCGCTGCACAGGCAGGCCTGTGAGACTCTTCGTGACTGGTTAAAGCACAATCCAAAATACCGTTCTGTGTGGGAGCAGAATGAGAACGAACGCCAAAAGGACGGtgccagagaaagagagaaggagaaggagaggttCGGGTCACTGCTGCCAGA GTCTTTGTTTACTGACGTCCAGTCCCTGTTCCTGCAAGCAGCCAACTCTGACCCCGCCCAGGTCGACCCCCAGCTGCAGTGTGGTCTGGGCGTTCTCTTCAACCTCAGCGGGGAGTACGACAAGGCGGTGGACTGTTTCAGCGCCGCTCTGTCTGTCACACCACAG GACTACCTGCTGTGGAACAAACTGGGCGCCACACTCGCCAACGGAAGCCGCTCAGAGGAGGCTGTGGCCGCCTACAGGAGAGCTCTGGAGCTGCAGCCTGGTTTTGTTCGTAGTCGCTACAACTTGGGAATCAGCTGtgtcaacttaggagcacacaG AGAGGCAGTGGAGCACTTCCTTGAAGCTCTGTCTCTACAACGCCAAGCCGCCGGGGACGGAGCAAGAGCTGCAAGGGGGCCTGGAGGTGCCGCAGCCACCATGATGTCCGACAACATCTGGTCCACCCTGCGCATGGCTCTGAGCATGATGGGAGAGAGTTCTCTGTACGCTGCTGCCGACCGCCGGGACTTGGACACGTTGCTGGCTCATTTCTGCCAGCGAGAGGTGGACGGTGGGACTGAATGA
- the pex5 gene encoding peroxisomal biogenesis factor 5 isoform X1, with protein sequence MAMRELVEAECGGANPLMKLTGHMTKEGGAWRHRSTPTIPPTPIEIATEEELVNEFLQAPPRPPHTFDMGQLLEEMQQIDQQSYRQAPQRAPDVAALALSGDWTAEFLSGPETASAPGLIALGDAADADWTKEFIAEAADPGRWAEEYLEQSEEKLWLGDLGDKENEWTKEYQPGEELRQTANELVSKVDDPKLQNTEFLRFIRQIGEGSVTVESKTDKQLTDKAQAEEAQNWASNLNQVSVDSAEAWVDEFATSGPDFQQAKAAVESDVDFWEKLQQEWEEMAKRDAESHPWLSDFDQLLSTSYDKGYQFEEENPYLSHPDPLSEGVKRMEAGDIPGAVRFFESAVQREPDNQLAWQYLGTCQAENEQEFAAISALRRCIELKNDNLTALMALAVSFTNESLHRQACETLRDWLKHNPKYRSVWEQNENERQKDGAREREKEKERFGSLLPESLFTDVQSLFLQAANSDPAQVDPQLQCGLGVLFNLSGEYDKAVDCFSAALSVTPQDYLLWNKLGATLANGSRSEEAVAAYRRALELQPGFVRSRYNLGISCVNLGAHREAVEHFLEALSLQRQAAGDGARAARGPGGAAATMMSDNIWSTLRMALSMMGESSLYAAADRRDLDTLLAHFCQREVDGGTE encoded by the exons ATGGCGATGCGGGAGTTGGTGGAGGCAGAATGCGGGGGAGCCAATCCCCTCATGAAGTTGACCGGTCATATGACCAAAGAAGGGGGGGCATGGCGGCATCGCTCAACACCTACA ATTCCCCCCACTCCCATTGAAATTGCAACTGAAGAAGAG cTGGTGAATGAGTTCCTTCAGGCGCCCCCTCGTCCCCCACACACGTTTGACATGGGTCAGCTGTTGGAGGAAATGCAACAGATTGACCAGCAGAGCTACAGACAAGCTCCACAGAGAG CTCCAGATGTGGCAGCGTTGGCCCTCTCTGGCGACTGGACGGCTGAGTTCCTCTCAGGTCCTGAAACTGCCTCCGCACCGGGGCTCATTGCTCTTGGTGATGCAGCAGATGCTGATTGGACGAAAGAATTTATCGCTGAGGCTGCAG ATCCGGGACGCTGGGCAGAGGAGTATCTGGAGCAGTCGGAGGAGAAGTTGTGGCTGGGAGACCTGGGAGACAAGGAGAACGAATG GACAAAGGAGTATCAGCCAGGGGAGGAGCTGAGGCAGACGGCCAATGAGCTTGTCTCAAAGGTTGATGACCCCAAGTTACAAAACACTGAG TTCCTGCGATTCATTAGGCAGATTGGCGAGGGCAGTGTGACAGTGGAgagcaaaacagacaaacagctcacagataAAGCTCAGGCCGAGGAGGCTCAGAACTGGGCCTCCAACCTCAACCAG GTGTCAGTGGACTCGGCTGAAGCCTGGGTAGATGAGTTCGCCACATCTGGGCCAGATTTCCAGCAAGCTAAAGCTGCAGTGGAG AGCGATGTGGATTTCTGGgagaagctgcagcaggagtGGGAGGAGATGGCTAAGAGGGACGCAGAGAGCCACCCCTGGCTGTCTGACTTCGATCAGCTACTCAGCACTTCTTATGACAAG GGGTATCAATTTGAAGAGGAAAACCCCTACTTATCCCACCCGGACCCTTTGTCAGAGGGAGTGAAGAGGATGGAGGCAGGGGACATCCCTGGTGCCGTGCGGTTCTTTGAAAGTGCTGTACAGAGAGAACCAGACAACCAGCTG GCATGGCAATATCTGGGAACCTGTCAGGCAGAGAACGAGCAAGAATTTGCCGCCATCAGCGCCCTCCGCAG ATGTATAGAGCTGAAGAACGACAACCTGACTGCTCTGATGGCGCTGGCCGTCAGTTTCACTAACGAATCGCTGCACAGGCAGGCCTGTGAGACTCTTCGTGACTGGTTAAAGCACAATCCAAAATACCGTTCTGTGTGGGAGCAGAATGAGAACGAACGCCAAAAGGACGGtgccagagaaagagagaaggagaaggagaggttCGGGTCACTGCTGCCAGA GTCTTTGTTTACTGACGTCCAGTCCCTGTTCCTGCAAGCAGCCAACTCTGACCCCGCCCAGGTCGACCCCCAGCTGCAGTGTGGTCTGGGCGTTCTCTTCAACCTCAGCGGGGAGTACGACAAGGCGGTGGACTGTTTCAGCGCCGCTCTGTCTGTCACACCACAG GACTACCTGCTGTGGAACAAACTGGGCGCCACACTCGCCAACGGAAGCCGCTCAGAGGAGGCTGTGGCCGCCTACAGGAGAGCTCTGGAGCTGCAGCCTGGTTTTGTTCGTAGTCGCTACAACTTGGGAATCAGCTGtgtcaacttaggagcacacaG AGAGGCAGTGGAGCACTTCCTTGAAGCTCTGTCTCTACAACGCCAAGCCGCCGGGGACGGAGCAAGAGCTGCAAGGGGGCCTGGAGGTGCCGCAGCCACCATGATGTCCGACAACATCTGGTCCACCCTGCGCATGGCTCTGAGCATGATGGGAGAGAGTTCTCTGTACGCTGCTGCCGACCGCCGGGACTTGGACACGTTGCTGGCTCATTTCTGCCAGCGAGAGGTGGACGGTGGGACTGAATGA
- the pex5 gene encoding peroxisomal biogenesis factor 5 isoform X2: MAMRELVEAECGGANPLMKLTGHMTKEGGAWRHRSTPTIPPTPIEIATEEELVNEFLQAPPRPPHTFDMGQLLEEMQQIDQQSYRQAPQRAPDVAALALSGDWTAEFLSGPETASAPGLIALGDAADADWTKEFIAEAADPGRWAEEYLEQSEEKLWLGDLGDKENEWTKEYQPGEELRQTANELVSKVDDPKLQNTEVSVDSAEAWVDEFATSGPDFQQAKAAVESDVDFWEKLQQEWEEMAKRDAESHPWLSDFDQLLSTSYDKGYQFEEENPYLSHPDPLSEGVKRMEAGDIPGAVRFFESAVQREPDNQLAWQYLGTCQAENEQEFAAISALRRCIELKNDNLTALMALAVSFTNESLHRQACETLRDWLKHNPKYRSVWEQNENERQKDGAREREKEKERFGSLLPESLFTDVQSLFLQAANSDPAQVDPQLQCGLGVLFNLSGEYDKAVDCFSAALSVTPQDYLLWNKLGATLANGSRSEEAVAAYRRALELQPGFVRSRYNLGISCVNLGAHREAVEHFLEALSLQRQAAGDGARAARGPGGAAATMMSDNIWSTLRMALSMMGESSLYAAADRRDLDTLLAHFCQREVDGGTE; this comes from the exons ATGGCGATGCGGGAGTTGGTGGAGGCAGAATGCGGGGGAGCCAATCCCCTCATGAAGTTGACCGGTCATATGACCAAAGAAGGGGGGGCATGGCGGCATCGCTCAACACCTACA ATTCCCCCCACTCCCATTGAAATTGCAACTGAAGAAGAG cTGGTGAATGAGTTCCTTCAGGCGCCCCCTCGTCCCCCACACACGTTTGACATGGGTCAGCTGTTGGAGGAAATGCAACAGATTGACCAGCAGAGCTACAGACAAGCTCCACAGAGAG CTCCAGATGTGGCAGCGTTGGCCCTCTCTGGCGACTGGACGGCTGAGTTCCTCTCAGGTCCTGAAACTGCCTCCGCACCGGGGCTCATTGCTCTTGGTGATGCAGCAGATGCTGATTGGACGAAAGAATTTATCGCTGAGGCTGCAG ATCCGGGACGCTGGGCAGAGGAGTATCTGGAGCAGTCGGAGGAGAAGTTGTGGCTGGGAGACCTGGGAGACAAGGAGAACGAATG GACAAAGGAGTATCAGCCAGGGGAGGAGCTGAGGCAGACGGCCAATGAGCTTGTCTCAAAGGTTGATGACCCCAAGTTACAAAACACTGAG GTGTCAGTGGACTCGGCTGAAGCCTGGGTAGATGAGTTCGCCACATCTGGGCCAGATTTCCAGCAAGCTAAAGCTGCAGTGGAG AGCGATGTGGATTTCTGGgagaagctgcagcaggagtGGGAGGAGATGGCTAAGAGGGACGCAGAGAGCCACCCCTGGCTGTCTGACTTCGATCAGCTACTCAGCACTTCTTATGACAAG GGGTATCAATTTGAAGAGGAAAACCCCTACTTATCCCACCCGGACCCTTTGTCAGAGGGAGTGAAGAGGATGGAGGCAGGGGACATCCCTGGTGCCGTGCGGTTCTTTGAAAGTGCTGTACAGAGAGAACCAGACAACCAGCTG GCATGGCAATATCTGGGAACCTGTCAGGCAGAGAACGAGCAAGAATTTGCCGCCATCAGCGCCCTCCGCAG ATGTATAGAGCTGAAGAACGACAACCTGACTGCTCTGATGGCGCTGGCCGTCAGTTTCACTAACGAATCGCTGCACAGGCAGGCCTGTGAGACTCTTCGTGACTGGTTAAAGCACAATCCAAAATACCGTTCTGTGTGGGAGCAGAATGAGAACGAACGCCAAAAGGACGGtgccagagaaagagagaaggagaaggagaggttCGGGTCACTGCTGCCAGA GTCTTTGTTTACTGACGTCCAGTCCCTGTTCCTGCAAGCAGCCAACTCTGACCCCGCCCAGGTCGACCCCCAGCTGCAGTGTGGTCTGGGCGTTCTCTTCAACCTCAGCGGGGAGTACGACAAGGCGGTGGACTGTTTCAGCGCCGCTCTGTCTGTCACACCACAG GACTACCTGCTGTGGAACAAACTGGGCGCCACACTCGCCAACGGAAGCCGCTCAGAGGAGGCTGTGGCCGCCTACAGGAGAGCTCTGGAGCTGCAGCCTGGTTTTGTTCGTAGTCGCTACAACTTGGGAATCAGCTGtgtcaacttaggagcacacaG AGAGGCAGTGGAGCACTTCCTTGAAGCTCTGTCTCTACAACGCCAAGCCGCCGGGGACGGAGCAAGAGCTGCAAGGGGGCCTGGAGGTGCCGCAGCCACCATGATGTCCGACAACATCTGGTCCACCCTGCGCATGGCTCTGAGCATGATGGGAGAGAGTTCTCTGTACGCTGCTGCCGACCGCCGGGACTTGGACACGTTGCTGGCTCATTTCTGCCAGCGAGAGGTGGACGGTGGGACTGAATGA